A single Filimonas effusa DNA region contains:
- a CDS encoding helix-turn-helix domain-containing protein — MKIFRKKDGFQGQKAIVIPKSVYTAKCTKDPMISNLFITNIGYYPNAHYHFRSRPRGTDQHILIFCHEGKGYVTIESTEYTINPGEFIIIPMKASHTYTADKSHPWTIYWVHFKGNAAQEIVNRFQKNSAGKMFLQSPGKCIDLFNDIYSQLERGYGKDTLAYVNMSFWHFIAAMLFNEAVDVKETKDKGAIEKAIDFLSKNVDKPVTLEEIAAQASLSPAHFSATFKKRTGFSPIEYFTQLKIQKACQYLLFTELRIKEIAQELGIEDPYYFSRLFTKVIGSSPNQYRANRRNDKPIGG, encoded by the coding sequence ATGAAGATCTTCAGAAAAAAAGATGGCTTCCAGGGACAAAAAGCCATCGTCATCCCTAAGTCGGTATATACCGCAAAATGCACTAAAGATCCAATGATCAGTAACCTGTTCATCACGAACATAGGTTATTACCCCAATGCGCATTATCACTTCAGAAGCAGGCCCAGGGGAACAGACCAGCATATACTTATTTTCTGTCATGAGGGAAAAGGTTATGTAACCATAGAAAGCACTGAATACACGATTAACCCCGGCGAGTTTATCATCATCCCCATGAAAGCAAGCCACACCTATACAGCAGATAAAAGCCATCCATGGACAATTTACTGGGTTCACTTTAAAGGGAATGCCGCACAGGAAATAGTAAACAGGTTTCAAAAGAACAGCGCCGGCAAGATGTTCCTGCAGTCACCCGGAAAGTGCATCGATCTATTCAACGACATCTACAGCCAGCTCGAAAGAGGATATGGCAAAGACACATTGGCTTACGTGAATATGAGCTTCTGGCATTTTATAGCTGCCATGCTGTTCAATGAAGCGGTGGACGTAAAAGAAACAAAGGACAAGGGCGCCATTGAAAAAGCAATAGACTTTCTCTCCAAAAATGTTGACAAGCCTGTTACACTCGAAGAAATAGCAGCACAGGCCAGCCTGTCGCCGGCCCACTTTTCCGCTACTTTTAAGAAAAGAACGGGCTTTTCGCCCATCGAATATTTTACACAGCTGAAGATCCAGAAAGCCTGCCAGTATCTCCTGTTCACAGAGTTAAGAATTAAAGAAATAGCACAGGAGCTGGGTATAGAAGACCCCTATTATTTTTCTAGGCTTTTCACAAAAGTGATAGGCAGTTCACCAAATCAATACAGGGCAAACAGGCGTAACGATAAACCAATAGGCGGTTAA
- a CDS encoding SRPBCC family protein, translated as MENKAPVITVQTIVNVPVAKAWEYWSEPEHITKWNSASEDWHTPRAENDLRTGGKFSSRMEAKDGSMGFDFGGVYDLVKDQEYIGYHMADGRQVQIFFTAEGNQTKIVESFDPESQNPIEMQQAGWQAIMDNFKTYVESN; from the coding sequence ATGGAAAACAAAGCACCCGTTATCACCGTACAAACTATTGTCAACGTACCAGTCGCCAAAGCCTGGGAATACTGGTCTGAACCGGAGCATATCACCAAATGGAACAGCGCTTCCGAAGATTGGCATACGCCCAGGGCGGAAAACGACCTGCGTACAGGCGGCAAGTTCTCTTCGCGTATGGAAGCGAAAGACGGCAGCATGGGCTTCGATTTCGGAGGTGTTTACGACCTCGTAAAAGACCAGGAATACATCGGGTATCATATGGCCGACGGCCGACAGGTACAGATCTTCTTTACCGCAGAAGGCAACCAAACCAAAATCGTGGAAAGCTTCGATCCCGAATCTCAAAACCCCATAGAAATGCAGCAGGCAGGATGGCAGGCCATCATGGATAATTTCAAAACATACGTTGAATCAAACTAA
- a CDS encoding dihydrofolate reductase family protein, with the protein MAKIILFMHASLDSFAAGPKGEMDWIHVDEEIFDFGAERITKTNTALYGRVTFQMMESYWPTAAEQPGASKHDREHAAWYKSTHKVVLSNTLNQAAFTNTTVIGNNDVDAIRELKKNTTGEILLFGSPSTAHALLAESLIDESWLFVNPVVLGEGIPVFKNRKQKQPLKLLQTHVFSSGVVCLRHELKY; encoded by the coding sequence ATGGCAAAGATTATATTATTCATGCACGCGTCACTCGACAGTTTTGCTGCCGGCCCAAAGGGTGAAATGGATTGGATTCATGTAGACGAGGAGATCTTCGACTTTGGCGCAGAAAGGATCACCAAAACCAATACGGCTTTATACGGCAGGGTCACTTTTCAGATGATGGAAAGCTACTGGCCAACAGCAGCAGAACAGCCCGGGGCAAGCAAACACGACAGGGAGCACGCTGCCTGGTACAAAAGCACGCACAAAGTTGTCTTGTCCAATACACTCAACCAGGCGGCATTCACTAATACTACTGTGATCGGAAACAACGACGTCGATGCCATTCGCGAATTAAAAAAAAATACAACAGGCGAAATACTGCTCTTTGGAAGCCCTTCAACAGCACACGCACTCCTGGCAGAAAGCCTTATCGATGAGTCCTGGCTTTTTGTAAACCCCGTAGTGTTAGGTGAAGGCATTCCTGTATTCAAAAACAGGAAACAAAAACAGCCGCTGAAACTCCTGCAAACACATGTATTCAGCTCAGGTGTGGTTTGCCTTCGCCACGAACTAAAGTATTAA
- the carA gene encoding glutamine-hydrolyzing carbamoyl-phosphate synthase small subunit, with protein MPQTQKPAILLLADGHVFHGKAFGATGTTTGEICFNTGMTGYQEVFTDPSYSGQVLIMNNVHTGNYGVNITDVESKSVKIRGLIGRNLEERYSRYQATDSLDAYLKENNIVSIEDVDTRALVAHIRTKGAMNCIISSEILDIDQLKAELAKVPDMDGLELASEVSTTEEYELGDPASPLKVAVLDFGVKRNILTCLTDRGAHIRVHPAKTPLARLKEFNPNGYFISNGPGDPSAMPYAVETLKAILAEEKPLFGICLGHQLLALANDIPTFKMHHGHRGLNHPVKNLQTGRSEITTQNHGFGVDPEAVRKHPNVEITHVNLNDESIEGIRIKNKPAFSVQYHPESTPGPFDSRYLFDDFIALMK; from the coding sequence ATGCCCCAGACACAAAAACCTGCAATATTACTGTTAGCTGACGGACATGTTTTTCACGGTAAAGCCTTTGGAGCTACTGGCACTACTACCGGGGAGATCTGCTTCAATACCGGTATGACCGGTTACCAGGAGGTGTTCACCGATCCCAGCTACTCAGGGCAGGTACTTATTATGAACAATGTACATACCGGCAACTACGGTGTGAACATTACTGATGTAGAAAGTAAAAGTGTTAAAATAAGAGGACTTATTGGCCGCAATCTCGAAGAGCGTTACTCCCGTTACCAGGCTACCGATTCACTGGATGCCTACCTGAAAGAGAACAATATCGTTTCTATCGAAGATGTAGACACCCGCGCGCTGGTTGCCCATATCCGTACCAAAGGGGCTATGAACTGTATTATTTCTTCCGAAATACTGGATATAGACCAACTGAAAGCAGAACTGGCTAAAGTGCCCGATATGGACGGTCTGGAGCTGGCCAGCGAAGTAAGTACTACCGAGGAATATGAGCTTGGTGATCCTGCGTCGCCATTGAAAGTTGCGGTACTGGACTTTGGTGTGAAAAGGAATATTCTTACCTGTTTGACCGACAGAGGAGCACATATTCGTGTTCACCCGGCTAAAACGCCATTGGCACGTTTGAAAGAATTCAATCCTAACGGATATTTCATTTCCAACGGACCTGGTGATCCTTCTGCGATGCCTTATGCTGTAGAGACGCTGAAGGCGATTCTGGCTGAAGAGAAGCCATTGTTTGGTATTTGTCTTGGCCATCAGCTGCTGGCATTGGCTAACGATATTCCTACCTTTAAAATGCACCATGGTCACAGGGGATTGAACCACCCGGTGAAAAATCTGCAGACAGGGAGATCGGAGATCACTACGCAAAATCATGGGTTTGGTGTTGATCCGGAAGCGGTGCGTAAACATCCGAATGTGGAGATCACGCACGTGAACCTGAATGACGAGTCCATTGAAGGTATCCGTATCAAAAATAAGCCTGCATTCAGCGTACAATACCACCCGGAAAGCACACCTGGACCATTTGACAGCAGGTATCTTTTCGATGATTTTATTGCGTTGATGAAGTAA
- the rplQ gene encoding 50S ribosomal protein L17 codes for MRHGDKVNNLGRKKAHREALLANLASQLIVHKRIVTTLAKAKVLRTYVEPLITKTKKVENELQISHQHRVVFSYLQDKAAVKELFTVIAPKVAGRPGGYTRIIKLGIRVGDNAETALIELVDFNEIYGNNVVKAAEPAKKTRRAGGSRKKAAASEEAAPEVAPAEESNTEEKAAE; via the coding sequence ATGCGTCACGGAGACAAAGTCAACAATCTGGGCCGTAAGAAAGCCCACAGAGAAGCGTTACTCGCCAACCTGGCAAGTCAGCTGATCGTGCACAAACGTATCGTTACTACTCTGGCAAAAGCTAAAGTATTAAGGACTTATGTTGAGCCTCTGATCACCAAAACCAAAAAGGTTGAAAACGAGTTACAGATCAGCCACCAGCACCGTGTGGTGTTCAGCTACCTGCAGGATAAAGCTGCTGTAAAAGAACTTTTTACAGTTATCGCTCCTAAAGTGGCCGGCCGTCCCGGTGGATACACACGTATCATCAAGTTAGGTATTCGTGTAGGTGACAATGCTGAAACTGCATTGATTGAACTGGTAGACTTCAACGAAATCTACGGTAACAATGTAGTAAAAGCTGCTGAGCCTGCTAAGAAAACGCGTCGTGCCGGTGGTAGCCGTAAGAAAGCTGCTGCATCTGAAGAAGCTGCGCCAGAAGTGGCACCTGCCGAAGAGTCGAACACTGAAGAAAAAGCTGCTGAATAA
- a CDS encoding DNA-directed RNA polymerase subunit alpha — MAILNFQKPDKIVLQKANDFEGQFEFRPLEPGYGLTVGNALRRVLLSSLEGFAIVGIKIDGVDHEFATIKGVTEDVTEIILNLKQVRFKKSVEHDVASEKITLSIKGKTEFTAANIGEGTQSFQVMNPELVICTMDSTAKLDVELTVAKGRGYVPAEENKVKEAPFGYIPIDSIHTPIKNVKYAIENYRVEQRTDYEKLVLDVATDGTIHPEEAVKQASRILIQHLMIITDENITFDNKEDKKEDVVDEQVLQLRKVLKTPLEDLDLSVRAFNCLKAAKINSLSELVQYEQEDLMKFRNFGQKSLSEIEQVLTERGLHFGMDLSKLGLDNLD; from the coding sequence ATGGCCATTTTAAACTTCCAAAAGCCAGATAAGATCGTTCTGCAGAAAGCGAACGACTTTGAAGGGCAATTTGAATTTCGTCCCCTCGAGCCTGGATACGGCTTAACTGTTGGCAACGCTTTACGCCGGGTATTACTGAGCAGCCTTGAAGGTTTCGCTATTGTAGGTATCAAAATCGACGGTGTTGACCACGAGTTTGCTACTATCAAAGGTGTAACTGAAGACGTTACAGAAATTATCCTGAACCTGAAACAGGTTCGTTTCAAGAAAAGCGTTGAGCACGATGTGGCCAGCGAAAAGATCACTTTATCTATTAAAGGCAAAACAGAATTCACTGCTGCCAATATAGGTGAAGGAACCCAAAGCTTCCAGGTAATGAATCCTGAGCTGGTGATCTGTACTATGGACAGCACTGCTAAACTCGACGTGGAACTGACTGTAGCGAAAGGCCGCGGTTATGTACCAGCTGAAGAGAACAAGGTTAAAGAAGCTCCATTCGGATATATTCCTATCGATTCTATTCATACTCCTATCAAGAATGTGAAGTATGCTATAGAAAACTATCGTGTAGAACAAAGGACCGACTACGAGAAACTGGTTCTTGACGTTGCTACCGATGGTACTATCCATCCTGAAGAAGCTGTTAAACAGGCTTCCCGCATTCTTATCCAGCACCTGATGATCATTACTGATGAAAACATCACTTTTGATAATAAGGAAGATAAGAAAGAAGATGTGGTAGACGAGCAGGTATTACAACTGAGGAAAGTATTGAAAACACCGCTGGAAGATCTCGATCTGTCGGTACGTGCTTTCAACTGTCTGAAGGCTGCCAAGATCAACTCTCTCAGCGAACTCGTTCAGTACGAACAGGAAGACCTGATGAAGTTCAGAAACTTTGGCCAGAAATCACTGAGTGAAATTGAGCAGGTGTTAACCGAGAGAGGTTTACACTTTGGTATGGACCTCAGCAAACTGGGCCTCGATAATTTAGATTAA
- the rpsD gene encoding 30S ribosomal protein S4: MARYTGPKTKISRIFGEPILGNGKWLNKNSNPPGQHGAARKRKQLGEYAVQLKEKQKAKYTYGVLERQFRNTFEEAARIKGVTGENLIKLLEARLDNTVFRLGIAPSRPAARQLVSHKHITVNGAIVNIPSYQLKPGDSIGLKEKSEGNTALTSQIRGKNPKFGWLDWNDTEKTGTFITYPDRESVPENIKEQLIVELYSK; the protein is encoded by the coding sequence ATGGCACGTTATACCGGACCAAAAACAAAGATCAGCCGTATTTTCGGTGAGCCTATTCTCGGAAATGGCAAGTGGTTAAACAAGAACAGCAACCCTCCGGGTCAGCATGGTGCTGCCCGTAAGCGCAAGCAACTGGGTGAGTATGCTGTTCAGCTGAAAGAAAAGCAAAAAGCGAAATATACTTACGGTGTTCTTGAACGTCAGTTCCGTAACACTTTTGAAGAAGCGGCACGTATTAAAGGCGTTACCGGTGAGAACCTGATCAAGCTTCTTGAAGCGCGTTTAGACAACACTGTGTTCCGTTTAGGTATTGCTCCTTCCCGTCCTGCTGCCCGTCAGCTGGTAAGCCACAAGCATATCACTGTTAACGGTGCTATCGTAAATATCCCTTCTTATCAACTGAAACCCGGTGATTCTATCGGTCTGAAAGAAAAAAGCGAAGGCAATACCGCTTTAACAAGTCAGATTCGCGGTAAAAATCCTAAATTCGGTTGGTTAGACTGGAATGACACAGAGAAAACTGGTACGTTCATTACTTACCCTGACAGGGAAAGTGTTCCTGAGAACATCAAGGAACAACTGATCGTCGAATTATACTCTAAATAG
- the rpsK gene encoding 30S ribosomal protein S11 — protein sequence MAKAQNSAKAAAKKRVVKVDAYGDAHVSATFNNVIIVLTNKTGQVISWSSAGKMGFRGSKKNTPYAAQMAAQDAAKVALEAGLKRVDVYVKGPGSGREGAIRALAQSGIEVNMIKDVTPLPHNGCRPPKKRRV from the coding sequence ATGGCAAAAGCACAAAACAGCGCGAAAGCAGCTGCGAAGAAAAGGGTAGTAAAAGTTGACGCATATGGCGACGCCCATGTTAGCGCTACCTTCAACAATGTTATCATTGTACTTACCAACAAAACCGGGCAAGTGATCAGCTGGTCTTCAGCTGGTAAAATGGGTTTCAGGGGTTCTAAGAAGAACACTCCTTATGCGGCTCAGATGGCTGCTCAGGATGCTGCTAAAGTTGCACTGGAAGCAGGTCTGAAAAGAGTAGATGTATATGTGAAAGGTCCAGGTTCAGGACGTGAAGGCGCTATCCGTGCGCTGGCACAATCCGGTATTGAAGTTAACATGATCAAAGACGTTACTCCTTTACCACACAATGGTTGTCGTCCTCCCAAAAAGAGAAGAGTTTAA
- the rpsM gene encoding 30S ribosomal protein S13: MARIAGIDLPKNKRGEIGLTYIFGIGRSTARYILDQSGISYDKKVNEWNDEEQGAIRNVINNELKVEGALRSEVQMNIKRLLDIACYRGLRHRKGLPLRGQRTRTNSRTRKGKRKTVAGKKKATKK; encoded by the coding sequence ATGGCTCGTATTGCCGGTATAGACTTACCAAAGAACAAAAGAGGCGAAATAGGTTTGACCTATATTTTCGGTATAGGCCGTTCTACCGCTCGTTACATCTTAGATCAGTCAGGGATCTCCTATGACAAGAAAGTAAATGAGTGGAACGACGAAGAGCAAGGTGCTATCCGTAACGTCATTAATAATGAGTTAAAGGTAGAAGGTGCTTTACGTAGTGAAGTTCAGATGAACATCAAGCGTTTACTGGATATCGCTTGTTACCGTGGACTTCGTCATCGTAAAGGGTTGCCTTTACGTGGACAGCGTACCCGTACTAACAGCCGTACCAGGAAAGGTAAGCGTAAAACAGTTGCCGGTAAGAAAAAGGCCACTAAGAAATAG
- the ykgO gene encoding type B 50S ribosomal protein L36 — MKVRASVKKRSADCKIVRRKGKLYIINKKNPRFKQRQG; from the coding sequence ATGAAAGTTAGAGCATCAGTTAAAAAGCGTAGCGCCGACTGCAAGATTGTACGCAGGAAAGGCAAATTGTACATCATCAACAAAAAGAATCCTCGCTTTAAGCAAAGGCAGGGTTAA
- the infA gene encoding translation initiation factor IF-1, protein MSKQSLIKQDGVIIEALSNAMFRVKLENGHEILATISGKMRMHYIRILPGDKVGVEMSPYDLSRGRIIFRYK, encoded by the coding sequence ATGTCTAAACAATCATTGATCAAACAGGATGGTGTAATAATTGAGGCGCTGAGCAACGCGATGTTCAGGGTAAAATTAGAAAATGGCCATGAAATTCTGGCCACGATATCCGGTAAGATGCGGATGCACTACATCAGGATATTGCCAGGGGACAAAGTGGGAGTGGAAATGAGTCCGTACGATTTGTCAAGGGGAAGAATCATATTCAGGTATAAGTAA
- a CDS encoding TolB family protein, translated as MYFRSGFLVAACLFVGQSIAQTFGGNPASVKWKQINTDTVRIIFPSGLDSVAQRVAAITHYLQKHQPASIGSHTRKIDIVLQNEITYSNGYVGLGPYRSEFYLAPPQNPLELGAQAWADNLAIHEFRHIQQYGNFRHGISKLMSVLFGQDGQAVANGAAVPDWFFEGDAVYQETMVSKQGRGRLPAFFNGYKSLLFGNRQYSYMKLRNGSLRQYVPDHYRLGYLLVAYGRDKYGDDFWHRVTQDAVRFKPLFYPFQGAVRRHAGISYEQFVKDAMSYYQERWKLQPSDSIRWLTGVRKKEVVNYQYPYVTDDGGVIALRNSSRSIPAFYERKEDGTERKIAVRDIANDNYFSYHNNKLVYAAWQPHVRWGYQEYSVIRVLDVATGRSKVVTRKTRYFAPDMAHDGRYIVAAEFSAGQESSIVLMDSSGNTLRNLKNRAGYVYSYPKFSADDRFVYWLNRNPAGEMSIERQPVEGGEVETVLGFANRLLSYPVVQGDTLLYTSSNNGNDEIWAYVGRSGNHFRLSVYKTGLYQGAVDKSGAVVSAAFTADGYRLGALKSAWQAVKASGDSLENLYVKHPFQPVWNQTLEQVQQGGYAVRKYPKAKGLFNFHSWQPDYDDPEFSFTVYGQNVLNTLQSELSYVYNENEGFSRVGYTGTYGGWFVQPFVSLNQTWQRRIRYNRDTVFNWNETVGTVGLRLPLLLSGGKQYRSLVFTSSYNAVDANWTGMAKRLLKPISFVHYMEARVQYSGQIQAAAQHIYPHWGHSLLLQYRQALNQGVNSRQFLASGNFYLPGLAASHSIVLSASWQARDTSGGYSFSSNFPFSRGYQAVDYPRMWRLGANYHLPLWLPDWGLAQVVYFRRIRANLFYDVTGGKSLRTGVTTRFGTAGMEMYFDTRWWNQEGVTFGFRYNRLLNSPYFGGQGRNIWEIIWPVNLFNR; from the coding sequence ATGTATTTCCGTTCCGGTTTTTTAGTTGCAGCATGCCTTTTTGTTGGCCAAAGCATTGCCCAGACCTTTGGAGGAAACCCCGCTTCCGTAAAATGGAAACAGATCAATACTGATACGGTAAGAATTATCTTTCCCAGCGGGCTGGACAGCGTGGCGCAAAGAGTTGCCGCCATTACACATTACCTGCAAAAGCACCAGCCTGCCTCTATTGGATCGCATACCCGTAAAATTGATATTGTATTACAGAATGAAATTACCTATTCCAACGGCTATGTTGGATTAGGGCCTTACCGCAGCGAGTTTTACCTGGCGCCGCCACAGAATCCGCTGGAGCTGGGCGCCCAGGCCTGGGCCGATAACCTGGCTATACATGAGTTCCGGCATATACAGCAATATGGAAATTTCAGACATGGCATTTCGAAGTTGATGTCGGTTTTGTTTGGGCAGGACGGGCAGGCGGTGGCCAATGGCGCGGCTGTTCCCGACTGGTTTTTTGAAGGTGATGCGGTTTACCAGGAAACCATGGTAAGCAAGCAGGGCAGGGGCCGTTTACCGGCTTTTTTTAATGGATACAAATCGCTGCTGTTTGGTAACAGACAGTATAGTTATATGAAGCTGCGTAACGGATCGCTCAGGCAATATGTTCCTGATCATTACCGGCTGGGTTATTTGCTGGTGGCTTATGGGCGGGATAAATACGGTGATGATTTCTGGCACCGGGTAACGCAGGATGCGGTACGTTTCAAGCCGTTGTTCTATCCTTTCCAGGGGGCTGTTCGCAGGCATGCCGGGATATCGTATGAGCAGTTTGTAAAGGATGCGATGAGCTATTACCAGGAGCGGTGGAAACTGCAGCCATCGGACAGTATCCGGTGGCTTACCGGGGTTCGTAAAAAGGAGGTGGTGAACTACCAGTATCCTTATGTGACCGATGATGGCGGTGTTATCGCGTTGCGGAACAGCAGCCGGTCGATCCCTGCTTTTTACGAAAGAAAGGAAGATGGCACGGAGCGGAAGATTGCTGTGAGAGACATTGCCAATGACAACTATTTTTCTTACCACAATAACAAACTGGTTTATGCCGCCTGGCAGCCGCATGTGCGCTGGGGGTATCAGGAATACAGTGTGATACGGGTGCTTGATGTGGCAACGGGGCGATCGAAAGTCGTTACCCGGAAAACAAGATATTTTGCTCCTGATATGGCGCATGACGGGCGTTACATTGTTGCTGCGGAATTTTCTGCCGGCCAGGAGTCCAGTATTGTTTTGATGGACAGCAGCGGAAATACTTTGCGGAATTTAAAGAACAGGGCGGGATATGTATATTCTTATCCCAAGTTTTCAGCTGACGACCGGTTTGTTTACTGGCTGAATAGAAACCCGGCCGGCGAGATGTCGATAGAGCGTCAGCCGGTGGAAGGCGGGGAGGTTGAAACCGTTCTGGGATTTGCCAACCGTTTGCTCAGCTATCCTGTTGTGCAGGGCGATACCCTTTTGTATACATCGAGCAATAATGGAAATGACGAGATCTGGGCTTATGTGGGCCGTTCGGGTAATCATTTCCGGCTATCGGTTTACAAGACCGGTCTTTACCAGGGGGCGGTAGATAAAAGCGGTGCTGTAGTATCGGCAGCGTTTACAGCCGACGGGTACCGGCTTGGGGCTTTAAAGTCGGCGTGGCAGGCGGTAAAGGCGAGCGGCGACAGCCTGGAAAACCTTTATGTGAAACATCCCTTTCAGCCCGTGTGGAACCAGACGTTGGAGCAGGTGCAGCAGGGAGGTTATGCGGTGCGCAAGTATCCCAAGGCGAAGGGGCTGTTTAATTTTCACAGCTGGCAGCCTGATTATGACGATCCGGAGTTCAGTTTCACCGTTTACGGCCAGAATGTGCTGAATACGCTGCAAAGCGAGCTCTCATATGTGTATAATGAAAATGAGGGCTTCAGCAGGGTAGGGTATACCGGAACTTATGGGGGATGGTTTGTGCAGCCTTTTGTATCGCTGAACCAGACCTGGCAGCGGCGGATCAGGTATAACCGGGATACGGTTTTCAACTGGAATGAAACGGTGGGAACGGTGGGGTTGCGTTTGCCGTTGCTGCTTTCGGGTGGAAAGCAATACCGGTCGCTGGTATTTACGAGTTCTTACAATGCGGTGGATGCGAACTGGACCGGGATGGCGAAACGGCTTTTAAAGCCTATCAGTTTCGTTCATTATATGGAAGCGAGGGTGCAGTATTCGGGGCAGATACAGGCTGCTGCACAGCATATTTATCCACACTGGGGGCATTCGTTGCTGCTGCAGTACAGGCAGGCGCTGAACCAGGGAGTCAATTCCCGGCAGTTTCTGGCGAGTGGTAATTTTTATTTACCGGGGCTGGCGGCTTCGCACAGTATAGTGCTTTCGGCGTCGTGGCAGGCGCGGGATACCAGCGGCGGGTATAGTTTTTCGAGCAATTTCCCGTTTTCGCGGGGGTACCAGGCTGTTGATTATCCGCGGATGTGGCGTTTGGGGGCCAATTATCATTTGCCGTTATGGTTGCCGGACTGGGGGCTGGCGCAGGTGGTTTATTTCCGGCGGATAAGAGCCAACCTGTTTTACGATGTGACCGGGGGGAAGAGTCTGCGTACCGGTGTTACAACACGATTTGGGACGGCGGGGATGGAAATGTACTTTGATACACGGTGGTGGAACCAGGAGGGAGTGACATTTGGATTTCGTTATAACCGGTTGCTGAACAGTCCGTATTTTGGGGGGCAGGGGCGGAACATCTGGGAAATAATATGGCCTGTTAACCTGTTTAACCGGTAA
- a CDS encoding arabinan endo-1,5-alpha-L-arabinosidase, with the protein MKYLLAACIMLLGVACCAYAQTDSVPDIIVHDPVMIRQGSTYYIFCTGNGISVFSSTDKKNWKAQEPVFTATPQWAVNAVPGFKGHIWAPDISFHNGLYYLYYSVSAFGKNTSCIGVATNKTLDQSDPAFHWTDHGKLLQSYPGVTNWNAIDPNLIEDGKGNAFLAFGSFWGGLQLAKLSADRLHIAGDTLSFLTIASRKKTPGAPNPPSVDNNPVDAGGNAIEAPFIFRKGKYYYLFASIDYCCKGEKSTYKMIVGRSKKVAGPYIDKDGNDMARGGGSLLLQGDGDWHGVGHNAVVSFDGTDYLVFHAYDARDRGKPKLRMEQLQWVGGWPEVQ; encoded by the coding sequence ATGAAATACCTTCTGGCTGCATGTATCATGCTGCTGGGCGTAGCTTGCTGTGCCTATGCGCAAACGGATAGTGTTCCGGATATTATTGTACATGACCCCGTGATGATACGGCAGGGGAGCACGTACTATATTTTTTGTACGGGGAACGGTATTTCGGTGTTTAGTTCTACCGATAAAAAGAACTGGAAAGCACAGGAACCGGTGTTCACAGCTACGCCCCAATGGGCTGTGAATGCTGTTCCTGGATTTAAAGGACATATATGGGCGCCGGATATTTCTTTCCATAACGGGCTGTATTATCTCTACTACTCTGTTTCAGCTTTTGGCAAGAACACTTCTTGTATAGGTGTGGCTACCAACAAAACGCTTGACCAGAGTGATCCGGCTTTTCATTGGACTGATCATGGGAAGCTGCTACAATCTTATCCGGGTGTTACGAACTGGAATGCGATTGATCCGAACCTTATTGAAGATGGAAAGGGAAATGCTTTTCTGGCATTTGGTTCTTTCTGGGGTGGTTTGCAACTGGCGAAGCTAAGCGCCGACAGGCTGCATATAGCGGGGGATACATTGTCGTTCCTGACGATTGCCAGCCGTAAGAAAACCCCGGGAGCGCCCAACCCGCCTTCGGTGGATAATAATCCCGTGGATGCGGGCGGGAATGCTATTGAAGCGCCTTTTATTTTTAGAAAAGGAAAGTATTATTACCTGTTTGCTTCCATCGATTATTGTTGTAAAGGGGAGAAGAGCACTTATAAAATGATCGTAGGGCGGTCGAAGAAAGTAGCGGGGCCTTATATCGATAAAGATGGCAATGATATGGCGCGTGGCGGCGGTTCGTTGCTGTTACAGGGGGATGGCGACTGGCATGGGGTAGGGCATAATGCGGTGGTGTCGTTTGATGGTACGGACTACCTGGTGTTTCATGCTTATGATGCGCGTGACAGGGGAAAGCCTAAGTTGCGGATGGAACAGTTGCAGTGGGTGGGGGGCTGGCCGGAGGTACAGTAG